The Virgibacillus siamensis sequence CTAGATCTAATAATTGCTGTTCATATTTTTTAATTTGTTTGGCCATTATTTGTAGTTGATCACGAATGTAGCGTGGTTTTCGCTTATAGATTTCGTTCAAATACAACCTTGCTTTTTCTTCTTCTGTGAATCCCGATACAACTGTTTCAATGAATGTATCAATACCTTTGGTACGATCACGCTTATGTTTGTTATTCTGAATCAACTTCCCTTTTCCAGGGTCTATTTTATGTTTTGCGATGATGGATCCACCTTTCGATTCTCTTATACAAAGGTACGCATCATCCGTTGTTTCAATATAAACCTCTTTTGTCTTATGGAACGTCCCGAGAGGAACGCTGTATCGATTAGAGTCATACCAAATAACATTGTCTTTACGAACGGTTCTTGTTATACTTGATTCATAGTGGTTATCGGCAAATTCGTCGATACGTTGAGAGATTGGTCGCAAGTGTTGCTTTTCGAGGGTGAACACTTCTACCGGTCTCTTTTTTGTTGTGTGATGAATTTTGTAATTACCAGTGCGCTCTAACCAGTCCCATCCCGCCTCATTCCATGCATCAAGCCCGTAATATAATCGGTTTTTCGCAAAATTATGTTTGATATACTTGATAACATTTTCTATTTTTCCCTTGCTTTGCGGATCAGCTTTCCTGCACATTCTTATTGTCAAATCTCTGTCTTCTTTATAAGTCTGAAATTCACGTGTTAGGATTAAATCCCCACTATTTTCACTTACGAGAATCAGTGCATCCTGATCATAAACAATCTCGTCCGGAATTCCTCCTCCAAAATAATGAAAGGCATTCTCGTGGGTTCGAACCACATCTCTAGTGGTAAAGGGCCTATCCAACCACTCTTTATATTTATATCGTGAATTAGAAAGAACAAACGCTATTCCATAAAGTTTTACCTTTTTGCCATCGGGAGTTAATTGCTCCGTTTGCCCAAAGTCTACCTGCACCTGCTTGCCAAATGGTAGTTCTGGCACAGCCTCATGAGACCGAGGGTTTGATTCCTTTTTAATATCATGTTCTCTGCGTAGTTCTCTTACATAGAGCCGAACCGTGCTTTCAGCTACTTGCAGTCCCTGGTACTTCTCCATAAGCCAATCAAATACTTGGGCAGCTGTCATGTCAGGATGTTCACGTA is a genomic window containing:
- the istA gene encoding IS21 family transposase, producing the protein MDKWNMYMDIKQLLKQGFSKVKVAEKLGISRVTVYRYLKRNPQDMAEWVTQTKTRKKKLDDYQELILSWLREHPDMTAAQVFDWLMEKYQGLQVAESTVRLYVRELRREHDIKKESNPRSHEAVPELPFGKQVQVDFGQTEQLTPDGKKVKLYGIAFVLSNSRYKYKEWLDRPFTTRDVVRTHENAFHYFGGGIPDEIVYDQDALILVSENSGDLILTREFQTYKEDRDLTIRMCRKADPQSKGKIENVIKYIKHNFAKNRLYYGLDAWNEAGWDWLERTGNYKIHHTTKKRPVEVFTLEKQHLRPISQRIDEFADNHYESSITRTVRKDNVIWYDSNRYSVPLGTFHKTKEVYIETTDDAYLCIRESKGGSIIAKHKIDPGKGKLIQNNKHKRDRTKGIDTFIETVVSGFTEEEKARLYLNEIYKRKPRYIRDQLQIMAKQIKKYEQQLLDLALAECMVKQLFSATDFSDVIHYLERQRGVTVTEETIQHSQIVPSSIHPLGDSIVQTNTQTRDINEYVSVLEGDER